The Bacteroidota bacterium genome includes a region encoding these proteins:
- a CDS encoding PKD domain-containing protein — MRKLSLLISTVFLSALLAAQTIIGTTTYDAQSNNASKNRIKVYDDGTISAIWTGSTDFGGAFLDRGMFYQHYDGVAWAAAPTVRIETVRTGFGELLLVEDHEVIVAHDAGANRMQLFANDAIGSNVWTELDGSDDIRGIWPVACSPEGTDDIYVVNADTQVITNLNFSRSDDGGLTWAILNYALPFLTAADGMPAITNGADSYQISVYGSDVYVLFGMINSDLLLLHSDDYGNDGSWEKITVIDFPYDNYTGAVQTDVDLDGITDTVATNDGYHDMIMEDDGTLHIFSGYYRIYSDAFAGFWTVNWRTSGIWHWTNGMAGAEVIDTELDWNNDDCLSDPYAGIGLSTFNYRSAGISSSPGGTWDAISGRLYVIFAMKIEYTDIFDDPLNFNAQSFRDLFGMYSDDGGITWSTPVNLTESAEDGEENFYVYVNDRVNGGKVQAIWQQDYEPGIFIEGDPVVENNILYAAWDAESFVPTMPNANFSYVADIGEVTFTNLSTNSYGCYLWDFGDATTATEENPIHEYATAGTYNVCLTANNPYGTDTYCSAVTVILPPDAAFTYTGDPVVTFTDLTLNSPTSWSWNFGDGGTSTLQNPVHTYLTESTFTVCLTATNALGFEVYCLPVVIDSTEYLLPAADFTFSFSGLNASFTDISTNSPTEWFWEFGDGGNSTVQNPVHAYPVDGDYNVCLTASNAYGENTNCKVISTTEINTIQEALLNVYPNPANEFVIIELMDFDPQTIEIYDLLGQRINIAYKYNSNNIVELNTSQLISGNYIVKIKNESGEIIVRLMKD; from the coding sequence ATGAGAAAACTTTCACTCCTTATTTCAACAGTATTTTTGAGTGCACTTTTGGCAGCACAAACAATAATTGGAACAACTACTTACGATGCACAGTCAAATAATGCATCGAAGAACCGTATCAAAGTTTATGATGATGGAACAATTTCTGCCATCTGGACCGGATCTACAGATTTTGGTGGAGCCTTCCTCGACCGCGGAATGTTTTATCAGCATTATGATGGTGTGGCCTGGGCTGCAGCACCTACCGTTCGCATTGAAACAGTGCGCACAGGTTTTGGCGAATTATTATTAGTGGAAGACCATGAGGTTATTGTAGCCCATGATGCGGGTGCTAACAGAATGCAATTATTTGCAAATGATGCAATAGGTTCGAATGTGTGGACAGAATTAGATGGCTCCGATGACATACGGGGAATTTGGCCTGTAGCTTGTTCACCCGAAGGTACTGATGATATTTATGTTGTAAACGCTGATACACAAGTTATTACAAATCTTAATTTTTCACGTTCAGATGATGGAGGATTAACATGGGCTATTTTAAATTATGCACTTCCATTTTTAACTGCTGCTGATGGTATGCCGGCCATTACAAATGGCGCAGATTCTTATCAGATATCTGTATATGGTTCTGATGTGTATGTTTTATTTGGGATGATAAATTCCGATCTGCTTTTATTGCACTCCGACGATTATGGAAATGATGGGTCATGGGAAAAAATTACAGTTATAGATTTCCCTTATGATAACTATACCGGTGCTGTGCAAACAGATGTCGATCTGGATGGAATTACCGATACCGTTGCAACAAACGACGGGTATCACGATATGATAATGGAGGATGATGGAACCCTACATATTTTTTCAGGATATTATAGGATTTACAGTGATGCCTTTGCGGGATTTTGGACAGTAAACTGGAGAACTTCAGGTATATGGCATTGGACAAACGGTATGGCTGGTGCCGAAGTAATTGATACCGAATTGGATTGGAATAATGATGATTGTTTATCTGATCCTTATGCAGGAATTGGTTTAAGTACTTTTAATTATAGAAGTGCAGGAATTTCAAGTTCACCCGGTGGAACCTGGGATGCTATTTCAGGAAGATTATATGTGATCTTCGCAATGAAAATTGAATACACCGATATTTTTGATGACCCATTAAATTTTAATGCACAATCTTTCCGCGATCTTTTTGGAATGTATTCTGATGACGGCGGAATTACCTGGTCGACACCTGTAAATTTAACAGAGTCTGCTGAAGATGGGGAAGAAAATTTTTATGTTTATGTAAACGACAGAGTGAATGGTGGAAAAGTGCAGGCCATCTGGCAACAAGATTATGAACCCGGAATTTTTATTGAAGGAGATCCTGTTGTAGAAAATAATATTCTATATGCAGCCTGGGATGCCGAAAGTTTTGTACCGACAATGCCAAATGCAAATTTCAGTTATGTTGCCGATATAGGTGAGGTTACATTCACTAATTTGTCTACTAATTCTTATGGATGTTATTTATGGGATTTCGGTGATGCAACCACTGCTACAGAAGAAAATCCTATTCACGAATATGCAACTGCAGGAACTTATAATGTTTGTTTAACAGCAAATAATCCTTACGGAACGGATACTTATTGCTCTGCCGTAACAGTAATTTTACCTCCCGATGCAGCATTTACTTATACAGGTGATCCGGTTGTAACATTTACTGATCTCACATTAAATTCTCCAACTTCCTGGAGCTGGAATTTTGGTGATGGTGGAACAAGTACTTTGCAAAATCCTGTGCATACTTATTTAACGGAATCAACTTTCACTGTTTGTTTAACTGCAACTAATGCATTGGGATTTGAAGTATATTGTTTACCGGTTGTAATCGATAGCACTGAGTATTTATTACCTGCTGCTGATTTTACTTTTTCCTTTAGCGGATTAAATGCATCTTTTACCGATATTTCTACAAACAGTCCTACAGAATGGTTCTGGGAATTTGGTGATGGTGGTAATTCAACTGTTCAAAATCCTGTTCACGCATATCCGGTGGATGGCGATTACAATGTATGTTTAACAGCATCCAATGCATATGGAGAAAATACTAATTGTAAAGTAATTTCTACGACAGAAATTAATACCATACAAGAAGCATTATTAAATGTATATCCAAATCCGGCCAATGAATTTGTAATAATTGAATTAATGGATTTTGATCCTCAAACAATTGAAATTTATGATCTGCTTGGACAAAGAATTAATATCGCTTATAAATATAATTCAAACAATATTGTTGAATTAAATACATCACAATTAATTTCAGGAAATTATATTGTAAAGATAAAAAATGAAAGCGGAGAGATAATTGTGAGGTTGATGAAAGACTAG
- a CDS encoding T9SS type A sorting domain-containing protein, protein MKKGILLPMLLIASSVMISQTIIGTTSYDVQSNNGAKHRISVYDDGKISAAWTGSTDYTVGTTNPDRGMFFNHYNGATWGAFPAARVETTKTGFGEVITVMDHEVMIAHDGAVVSQQLYANASIGGTTWTEIAGSDDIVGFWPAAVCPEGTDDIYVLNANANPPTELRFSRSDDGGITWTVLNTTVPFLTAAEGIPGMSTGLIAAAETYQLAVYGTNVYILYGVPNSDLVLLHSASNGAVGTWTSSVIHDFPIDNYDGLTQTDVNGDFVTDVVETTDANHNMFIDASGDVHIYTGYVKIYNDGIGSFWSYQYEGAMGIWQWHTGMDEAVKIDLTLDWDNADGLNDPLAGIGAFRSHYRYPGIVSMPGGAIDPATGRYYLTYTMPIEYTDLFADPLNLSAQSFRDIFGVYSDDNGSTWSTPVNLTNTAESGKENVYTSVYPEFTGGKVHMVWQEDVYPGTTVTDLDPIGVNNIMYNGYSAEDFGVTPMTCNYVTGPGGLYADAITSTSAVMHWDAVDMAEQYIVAFWMADDLATVGKKRPNTNLFVIAEGKLEPETTYGFRVKTVCYAAGEISPYSEIAYFTTLPLREGESRQSIDLFPNPSDGNFNLELNGFEDSEANTLILNSTGQVVYESNDTPREFNYQLPIDLSDAPAGIYYVMVTYNGNVITKTVMIN, encoded by the coding sequence ATGAAAAAAGGAATTTTACTCCCGATGTTACTGATAGCCTCCTCAGTAATGATCTCACAAACAATTATTGGGACCACCTCTTATGATGTGCAATCCAATAATGGAGCTAAACACAGAATCTCAGTATATGATGATGGGAAAATATCAGCCGCCTGGACAGGTTCAACTGATTATACAGTAGGAACCACTAACCCTGATCGTGGTATGTTCTTTAATCATTATAATGGTGCTACATGGGGTGCATTTCCTGCTGCTCGTGTGGAAACAACTAAAACCGGTTTTGGTGAAGTAATAACAGTAATGGATCATGAAGTTATGATAGCACACGATGGTGCTGTTGTTTCTCAGCAACTTTATGCAAATGCTTCCATAGGTGGAACAACATGGACCGAAATAGCGGGCTCTGATGATATTGTTGGATTCTGGCCTGCAGCAGTTTGTCCAGAAGGAACTGATGATATTTATGTATTAAATGCAAATGCAAATCCACCAACAGAATTGCGTTTTTCCCGTTCTGATGATGGTGGAATTACATGGACCGTTTTAAATACCACTGTTCCTTTCTTAACAGCTGCAGAAGGTATTCCAGGCATGTCTACCGGACTCATTGCTGCTGCAGAAACCTATCAGCTTGCAGTCTACGGAACTAATGTATATATTTTATATGGTGTTCCAAATTCTGATCTTGTATTGTTGCATTCCGCTTCAAATGGTGCAGTTGGCACATGGACCAGCAGTGTAATTCACGATTTTCCAATTGATAATTATGATGGATTGACACAAACTGATGTGAATGGTGATTTTGTTACAGATGTAGTGGAAACTACGGATGCGAATCACAATATGTTTATTGATGCATCTGGTGATGTTCATATTTATACAGGATATGTAAAAATTTACAACGACGGAATTGGTTCTTTTTGGTCTTATCAATATGAGGGTGCAATGGGTATCTGGCAATGGCATACAGGTATGGATGAAGCAGTAAAAATTGATCTTACATTAGATTGGGATAATGCTGATGGATTAAACGATCCTTTAGCAGGAATTGGTGCATTCAGGTCTCATTACCGTTATCCCGGTATTGTTTCTATGCCCGGTGGGGCAATTGATCCGGCAACAGGAAGATATTATCTAACTTATACAATGCCGATAGAATATACCGATCTTTTTGCAGATCCATTAAATTTATCCGCTCAATCTTTCAGAGATATTTTTGGAGTTTATAGCGATGATAATGGTTCCACTTGGTCAACTCCGGTTAATCTTACAAACACTGCAGAATCTGGAAAAGAAAATGTATATACTTCCGTTTATCCTGAATTTACCGGAGGAAAAGTGCATATGGTTTGGCAGGAAGATGTTTATCCCGGAACCACTGTTACAGATCTGGATCCAATTGGTGTAAATAATATAATGTATAATGGCTACTCAGCTGAAGACTTTGGTGTAACACCAATGACATGTAATTATGTTACAGGTCCCGGTGGATTATATGCTGATGCAATTACTTCCACATCTGCAGTTATGCATTGGGATGCTGTAGATATGGCTGAACAATATATAGTAGCATTCTGGATGGCTGATGATCTTGCAACAGTTGGTAAAAAAAGACCAAATACAAATCTTTTTGTAATTGCAGAAGGAAAGTTGGAACCTGAAACTACTTATGGTTTCCGTGTTAAAACTGTTTGTTATGCAGCGGGTGAAATTTCTCCCTATTCAGAAATTGCTTATTTCACTACACTTCCTTTAAGAGAAGGTGAAAGCCGTCAATCCATTGACCTTTTCCCAAATCCATCCGATGGTAATTTTAATCTTGAATTAAATGGTTTTGAGGATTCTGAAGCAAACACACTTATTTTGAATTCAACAGGTCAGGTGGTTTACGAAAGTAATGATACCCCTCGTGAATTTAATTATCAACTGCCTATCGATTTAAGTGATGCTCCGGCAGGAATTTATTATGTAATGGTTACCTATAACGGAAACGTAATTACAAAAACTGTTATGATCAACTGA
- a CDS encoding rhodanese-related sulfurtransferase encodes MALLYNRISHIELKQQMLESNEKRITLSFYEYFPIDDPQQFRDMLFAQLTILNVFGRIYVANEGINAQISVPEYNMDAFTFFINSVVKSEQFIDPETGIKKLRLNIAVDDDGKSFWVLKIKVRNKIVADGIDDPTFSMAEKGKYVDAEKFNSMTNDENTIVVDMRNHYEFEVGHFENAIEIPSDTFREQLPMAADLLKDKKDANIIMYCTGGIRCEKASAYMLHNGFKNVYHLEGGIINYANKIKSENLENKFLGKNFVFDDRLGERIGDEIISTCHQCNKPADTHTNCVNSGCHLLFIQCTECAIKFGGCCSQECYNIIQLPEEEQKLLRKGIDKGQNIFNKSRLRKRNFN; translated from the coding sequence ATGGCTTTATTATACAACAGAATTTCTCACATTGAGTTGAAACAGCAAATGCTGGAATCCAACGAAAAAAGAATTACCCTTTCCTTTTACGAATATTTTCCAATAGATGATCCGCAACAATTTCGCGATATGTTGTTTGCACAATTAACAATATTAAATGTATTTGGAAGAATATATGTTGCGAACGAAGGAATTAACGCACAAATAAGTGTACCCGAATACAACATGGATGCCTTTACCTTTTTTATTAATTCTGTTGTTAAATCAGAACAATTTATCGATCCCGAAACAGGCATTAAAAAATTGCGATTAAATATTGCTGTTGATGATGATGGAAAATCTTTTTGGGTATTAAAAATAAAAGTGCGCAATAAAATTGTCGCCGATGGAATTGATGACCCCACCTTTAGCATGGCGGAAAAAGGCAAATATGTGGACGCCGAAAAATTTAATTCCATGACCAATGATGAAAATACGATTGTTGTTGATATGCGCAATCACTATGAATTTGAAGTTGGTCATTTTGAAAATGCAATTGAAATTCCAAGTGATACATTTCGCGAACAATTACCCATGGCCGCAGATCTATTAAAAGATAAAAAGGATGCGAACATCATAATGTATTGCACCGGTGGAATTCGCTGTGAGAAGGCCAGTGCTTATATGTTACACAATGGATTTAAAAATGTATATCACCTGGAAGGCGGAATTATTAATTATGCAAATAAAATTAAATCCGAAAATCTTGAAAATAAATTCTTAGGCAAAAATTTCGTTTTCGACGACAGACTAGGCGAAAGAATTGGTGATGAAATTATTTCCACCTGCCATCAGTGCAATAAACCCGCCGACACGCATACCAATTGTGTAAATTCCGGTTGTCATCTCTTATTTATTCAATGTACCGAATGTGCAATTAAATTCGGAGGATGTTGTTCACAAGAATGTTATAACATCATCCAACTTCCCGAAGAAGAACAAAAACTTTTACGAAAAGGAATTGATAAAGGGCAGAATATTTTTAATAAATCGAGGTTGCGAAAACGCAACTTTAATTGA
- a CDS encoding methionine adenosyltransferase — MSFLFTSESVSEGHPDKVADQISDALIDHFLAFDPDSKVACETLVTTGQVFLAGEVRSKTYLDVQQIARDVIARIGYTKSEYMFEANSCGILSAIHEQSPDIHQGVVRKKKAEQGAGDQGMMFGYASRETDNYMPLSLEIANLLLRELAAIRKEGKIMKYLRPDSKSQVTIEYDDNKTPLRIDTIVVSTQHDDFAEEKKMLDAIKKDVEEILIPRVKKLLPKRNQKLFDGNFTLHVNPTGKFVIGGPHGDTGLTGRKIIVDTYGGKGAHGGGAFSGKDPSKVDRSAAYAVRHIAKNMVAAGLCDEVLVQVAYAIGVAKPVGLYIDTYNTAKVKMSDGEISKKIEKIFDLRPYSIEQRFKLRTPIYAETAAYGHMGRDTKIVEKTFKDGSGRKIKMKVELFPWEKLDYKDAIKKSFKL; from the coding sequence ATGTCATTTTTATTCACCTCAGAGAGTGTAAGCGAAGGGCATCCTGATAAGGTTGCGGATCAGATATCGGATGCATTAATAGATCATTTTTTGGCTTTTGACCCAGACAGCAAGGTAGCTTGTGAAACTTTGGTAACTACTGGTCAGGTATTTCTTGCCGGAGAAGTGCGTTCGAAAACGTATTTGGATGTGCAACAAATTGCCAGAGATGTGATAGCCCGAATTGGTTACACAAAGAGTGAATATATGTTTGAGGCTAATTCTTGCGGTATATTGTCAGCTATTCACGAACAGAGTCCAGATATTCATCAGGGAGTTGTTAGAAAGAAAAAAGCAGAACAAGGTGCAGGTGATCAGGGGATGATGTTCGGTTATGCAAGCAGAGAAACAGATAATTATATGCCACTTTCACTGGAGATCGCAAATTTATTGTTGCGTGAACTGGCTGCTATCAGAAAAGAAGGCAAGATCATGAAATACCTACGTCCAGATTCAAAAAGTCAGGTAACGATAGAATATGATGATAATAAAACTCCGTTGCGTATTGATACTATTGTAGTTTCCACACAACACGATGATTTTGCAGAAGAGAAAAAAATGCTGGATGCAATTAAAAAAGATGTGGAGGAGATCTTAATTCCCCGTGTAAAAAAATTATTGCCTAAACGCAATCAGAAATTATTTGATGGCAATTTTACCTTACATGTGAATCCAACAGGAAAATTTGTGATAGGCGGACCACATGGTGATACCGGATTAACGGGAAGAAAGATCATTGTTGATACATATGGCGGTAAAGGTGCACACGGTGGTGGTGCCTTCAGTGGAAAAGATCCATCCAAAGTTGACCGTTCAGCAGCATATGCTGTTCGACATATTGCAAAAAATATGGTTGCAGCGGGTTTATGCGACGAAGTATTAGTGCAGGTTGCTTATGCTATCGGTGTTGCTAAACCTGTTGGATTATATATTGATACTTATAATACTGCAAAAGTAAAAATGAGTGATGGGGAGATATCTAAAAAAATAGAAAAGATATTCGATCTGCGCCCTTATTCTATAGAACAACGTTTTAAATTACGCACTCCAATTTATGCAGAAACTGCAGCATACGGTCATATGGGTCGCGATACCAAGATCGTTGAAAAAACTTTCAAAGACGGCAGCGGAAGAAAGATCAAAATGAAAGTGGAATTATTTCCATGGGAGAAATTGGATTACAAAGACGCGATCAAAAAATCGTTCAAGTTGTAA
- a CDS encoding RNA polymerase sigma factor RpoD/SigA, translating to MRQLKITYSITSRENDSLEKYLTEIGKIDMITPEEEAVLAKKIREGDEDALDKLTMANLRFVVSVAKQYQGHGLTLSDLINEGNVGLIKSAKKFDETKGFKFISYAVWWIRQSIMLAIVEHSRLIRLPLNKAGNVSKMNRMSNQFEQINEREPTAEEIAEVLHLKDGDVKEIILSNIKHISMDAPLNGEFEDGSMADILEDKNEDTPDKSLINESLKNEIATALKVLAPREAEVIAAYFGINGFTPMSIDEIAQKFDLSRERVRQIKERAIRRLRKATTSDFLKPYLG from the coding sequence ATGAGGCAACTGAAAATCACATATTCCATTACATCAAGAGAAAACGATTCTCTCGAAAAGTATTTGACCGAGATCGGGAAAATTGATATGATCACTCCGGAAGAAGAAGCAGTGCTTGCAAAAAAAATCAGGGAGGGAGATGAAGATGCACTTGATAAACTCACCATGGCAAATTTGCGTTTTGTAGTTTCAGTTGCGAAACAATATCAGGGTCACGGATTAACATTAAGTGATCTGATCAATGAAGGAAATGTTGGATTAATTAAATCGGCGAAAAAATTTGATGAGACAAAAGGATTTAAATTTATATCTTACGCGGTGTGGTGGATACGTCAATCAATTATGTTGGCAATAGTGGAACATTCCAGATTAATTCGTTTACCATTAAATAAAGCCGGAAATGTTTCGAAGATGAATAGAATGTCGAATCAGTTTGAACAAATAAATGAGCGTGAACCTACCGCAGAAGAAATAGCAGAAGTTCTGCATTTAAAAGATGGAGATGTTAAAGAAATTATTTTAAGTAATATCAAACATATATCCATGGATGCGCCATTAAATGGTGAATTTGAAGATGGAAGTATGGCAGATATTCTTGAGGATAAAAATGAAGATACGCCTGATAAATCACTGATAAACGAATCGCTTAAAAATGAGATCGCTACAGCGCTTAAAGTATTGGCTCCTCGTGAAGCAGAGGTGATCGCAGCCTATTTCGGAATTAATGGATTTACACCCATGAGCATTGACGAAATAGCACAAAAATTCGATCTTTCCCGCGAGCGCGTTCGTCAAATTAAAGAAAGAGCTATTCGTCGTCTTCGCAAAGCAACTACCAGCGATTTTCTAAAACCATATTTAGGTTAA
- a CDS encoding polyribonucleotide nucleotidyltransferase gives MKPNPITKTIDLGGGKIISIETGKLAKQADGSVVVRCGETMLLATVVSAKEAKAGVDFMPLTVDYRENYASAGRLPGGFLKREARPSEYEILISRLIDRAMRPMFPNNYHAETQVLVTLISLDKEILPDALACFAAAGAMAVSDVPFNGPISEVRVGRVNGNYIINPTRSELALSDIDMIVAGSHKDVVMVEGEMKEITEDDMLEAIRLAHQAIQMQCEALSEFSKMAGKETKREYNHETHDEDLRARMWRELYDKVSMVAHMPSKKEERHEAFKKVKEEFTALFTEEELAEKGGFISTYYHDIEKHAMREMILTDKQRLDGRKMDEIRDIWCEVDYLPSAHGSAVFTRGETQSLTTVTLGSKRDEQLIDGVVHEGTSKFLLHYNFPPFSTGEAKPMRGLGRREVGHGNLAMRALKWTLPEDNVYTVRVVSDILESNGSSSMATVCAGTLALMDAGIQIKKPVAGIAMGLISEPNMTRYAILSDILGDEDHLGDMDFKVAGTVNGITATQMDIKVDGLSFGVVREALLQAKAGRLHILNEMGKTMTAPRADYKPHAPRIVMMQIPREFIGAVIGPGGKIIQEMQRETGAEISIEEVGEFGIINISSPNKESIEAAVSKIKGITAVPDIGDVYDAKVKSIMPYGAFVEFLPGKEGLLHISEVSWARLETLEGVLKEGDKIKVKLLDIDRKTGKYKLSRKVLMDRPEREPSTNN, from the coding sequence ATGAAACCAAATCCGATCACAAAAACCATCGACCTGGGCGGGGGAAAGATAATTTCCATCGAAACGGGAAAATTGGCAAAACAAGCCGACGGCTCCGTAGTAGTGCGTTGTGGCGAAACGATGTTACTGGCAACAGTAGTATCGGCAAAAGAGGCAAAAGCAGGAGTAGATTTTATGCCTCTTACAGTAGATTATCGCGAAAATTATGCATCTGCAGGTAGATTACCCGGCGGATTCTTAAAACGCGAAGCAAGACCTTCAGAATATGAAATTCTGATCAGCAGATTGATCGATCGCGCGATGCGCCCGATGTTTCCGAATAATTATCACGCGGAAACACAGGTGCTTGTTACCTTGATCTCCCTCGACAAAGAAATTCTTCCTGATGCATTGGCATGTTTTGCAGCAGCAGGTGCCATGGCGGTTTCTGATGTTCCTTTTAACGGACCTATCTCAGAAGTGAGAGTGGGTAGAGTAAATGGAAATTACATCATCAACCCAACTCGAAGCGAACTTGCATTATCAGATATTGATATGATAGTTGCGGGTAGCCATAAAGATGTAGTAATGGTGGAAGGTGAAATGAAAGAGATCACCGAAGATGATATGTTAGAAGCAATTCGTCTCGCCCATCAGGCTATTCAAATGCAATGTGAAGCATTATCTGAATTTTCCAAGATGGCGGGAAAAGAAACAAAACGCGAATACAATCACGAAACACATGATGAAGATCTTCGTGCAAGAATGTGGAGAGAATTGTATGATAAAGTTAGTATGGTTGCTCATATGCCTTCAAAAAAAGAAGAACGTCATGAGGCATTCAAAAAAGTGAAAGAAGAATTCACTGCATTATTTACTGAAGAGGAATTAGCAGAAAAAGGTGGATTTATTTCTACCTATTATCACGATATCGAAAAACATGCAATGCGCGAAATGATCTTAACGGATAAACAGCGTTTGGATGGAAGAAAAATGGATGAGATCAGAGATATCTGGTGTGAAGTGGACTATCTTCCATCAGCACATGGTTCTGCAGTTTTTACAAGAGGTGAAACTCAATCTCTTACAACTGTTACACTCGGTTCAAAAAGAGATGAACAATTAATTGATGGAGTAGTACACGAAGGAACAAGTAAATTTTTATTGCATTATAATTTCCCTCCATTCTCTACAGGTGAGGCAAAACCAATGCGTGGCCTTGGTCGAAGAGAAGTTGGTCATGGTAACCTTGCAATGCGCGCATTAAAATGGACCTTACCGGAAGATAATGTTTATACTGTACGTGTTGTTTCCGATATTTTAGAATCAAATGGTTCGTCGAGTATGGCAACTGTTTGCGCAGGAACTTTAGCATTAATGGATGCAGGTATCCAAATTAAAAAACCGGTTGCAGGTATTGCAATGGGATTAATATCTGAACCAAACATGACGCGTTACGCAATTTTAAGTGATATACTTGGAGATGAAGATCATCTTGGAGATATGGACTTTAAAGTTGCAGGTACTGTAAATGGTATCACGGCAACACAAATGGATATAAAAGTGGATGGATTGAGTTTTGGTGTTGTGAGAGAAGCATTATTACAAGCTAAAGCGGGAAGATTACACATTTTAAATGAAATGGGTAAAACAATGACTGCTCCGCGCGCTGATTATAAACCACATGCACCAAGAATTGTGATGATGCAAATTCCTAGAGAATTTATCGGAGCTGTTATCGGACCTGGTGGAAAAATTATTCAGGAAATGCAACGTGAAACAGGTGCTGAAATTTCTATTGAGGAAGTTGGTGAATTTGGTATTATAAATATATCATCTCCAAATAAAGAAAGTATTGAAGCTGCAGTTTCTAAAATAAAAGGAATTACCGCAGTTCCGGATATTGGAGATGTATATGATGCAAAAGTAAAATCCATCATGCCTTACGGAGCCTTTGTTGAATTTTTACCTGGTAAAGAAGGTTTATTACATATATCTGAAGTAAGCTGGGCTCGCCTTGAAACTTTAGAAGGTGTTTTAAAGGAAGGTGATAAAATAAAAGTGAAATTATTGGACATCGACCGCAAGACCGGTAAATATAAATTATCCAGAAAAGTATTAATGGATCGCCCGGAAAGAGAACCGAGCACGAATAATTAA
- the rpsO gene encoding 30S ribosomal protein S15, producing MPVVSSEKRKEIFKEHGGSEANTGSVEAQIALFTARINHLTEHLKENKKDFATKRSLLMLVGKRRRFLNYMMKKDIVGYRSLIEKLNIRR from the coding sequence ATGCCAGTAGTATCATCAGAAAAGAGGAAAGAAATTTTTAAGGAACACGGTGGTTCTGAAGCAAATACAGGTTCTGTAGAGGCACAGATAGCGCTGTTTACAGCTCGTATCAATCACCTAACAGAACATCTGAAGGAAAACAAAAAAGACTTCGCAACAAAACGCAGTTTATTGATGTTGGTTGGTAAACGCCGCAGGTTCTTAAACTATATGATGAAAAAAGATATCGTTGGATATCGTTCATTGATAGAGAAGTTAAATATCCGCAGATAA
- a CDS encoding acetyl-CoA carboxylase carboxyltransferase subunit beta, translating into MSEQKPEKVSWFKRKGRGIDTPTEEKLDTPEGVWWRCPECKKTTTTEEYKDKLWCCPACNYHGRIGSNEYFSVFFDGGEHTLLFENIMSKDALNFKDIKDYESRLQDALKKSNYTDALSVGLGKIEGRESVICCMNFEFIGGSMGVVVGERISRAIDHCVEHHLPLMIISKSGGARMMESGFSLMQMAKTSAKLTLLSKHQLPYISLCTDPTTGGVTASYAMLGDINIAEPKALIGFAGPRVVKETIKKDLPKGFQSAEFVLESGFLDLIVERKDLKQKVSVLIEHLMGE; encoded by the coding sequence ATGTCTGAACAAAAACCCGAAAAAGTAAGCTGGTTTAAACGCAAAGGGCGAGGAATAGATACGCCCACGGAGGAAAAACTGGATACACCGGAAGGTGTGTGGTGGCGTTGTCCGGAGTGCAAAAAAACGACTACAACGGAAGAATACAAGGATAAACTTTGGTGTTGTCCCGCCTGTAATTACCACGGCCGGATAGGTTCCAACGAATATTTCTCCGTATTTTTTGATGGAGGGGAACATACCCTGCTTTTTGAAAATATCATGTCGAAAGATGCCTTAAATTTTAAGGATATCAAAGATTACGAATCCCGATTGCAGGATGCTCTCAAAAAATCCAATTACACCGATGCACTAAGCGTGGGTCTGGGTAAAATTGAAGGTCGTGAATCGGTAATTTGTTGTATGAATTTCGAATTTATCGGTGGTAGTATGGGTGTGGTTGTTGGTGAAAGAATTTCACGCGCTATTGATCATTGTGTTGAGCATCATTTACCATTAATGATCATCTCAAAATCAGGTGGTGCACGCATGATGGAAAGCGGATTTTCACTCATGCAAATGGCAAAAACTTCCGCTAAACTCACTTTATTATCTAAACATCAGCTTCCCTATATTTCTCTGTGCACCGACCCAACTACCGGCGGTGTAACAGCCAGTTATGCCATGCTTGGGGATATTAATATCGCTGAACCAAAAGCACTCATCGGTTTCGCCGGACCTCGTGTGGTAAAAGAAACCATCAAAAAAGATCTGCCTAAAGGTTTCCAGTCTGCTGAATTTGTGCTGGAAAGTGGGTTTTTGGATCTGATTGTGGAGAGGAAGGATCTTAAGCAGAAAGTTTCGGTATTGATTGAGCATTTGATGGGGGAGTGA